A stretch of the Acanthochromis polyacanthus isolate Apoly-LR-REF ecotype Palm Island chromosome 22, KAUST_Apoly_ChrSc, whole genome shotgun sequence genome encodes the following:
- the LOC127531955 gene encoding NACHT, LRR and PYD domains-containing protein 13-like isoform X5 translates to MRKNRFLQESAARLLPFLGRIVIKRPTPSLVMTSIRELYRAHASHMVPSLLRSLDHVINLSCRELDSVDSAALLFTLRHSDGVKLNLRWASIPAEGTRSILSALERISELSVDRNQLLRFIHCCAASDAQQEAASGLLRTLQHRLDLSSQSCVDLQEEDQTEPLTLTADDCRAASIVLKHCSPDTQLHLQDCEVEDGGLDLLFSVLDRVRLRVSKSVLLQLLSLLPVHSERDTVRRAESLCGALGGELDLSHSTLDQRVCGGLVQMLDSCEGLTELDLSHCQLSDQLLLPLITHLHKVQVLDLSHNQITDASTDVLLQLISIHSSIHTVRLFSNDIVDRRPFEKHKQFEMW, encoded by the exons ATGAGGAAGAACCGCTTCTTACAGGAGAGCGCCGCTCGTCTGCTTCCCTTTCTGGGCAGGATTGTGATTAAAAG GCCCACTCCCAGCTTGGTGATGACTTCCATCAGAGAGCTGTACAGAGCTCACGCCAGTCACATGGTCCCCAGTTTGCTGAGGTCACTGGATCATGTGATCAACCTGAGCTGCAGAGAGCTGGACTCAGTggactctgctgctctgctcttcaCCCTCAGACACAGTGACGGAGTTAAACTGAACCTCCGGTGGGCCTCCATCCCAGCAGAGGGAACACGGTCCATCCTCTCTGCGCTGGAAAGAATTTCTGAGCTCAG TGTGGACAGGAATCAGCTGCTGAGGTTCATCCACTGCTGTGCTGCCTCTGACGCCCAGCAGGAGGCAGCGTCCGGCCTGCTGAGGACTCTGCAGCACCGCTTGGATCTGTCCTCCCAGTCCTGTGTGGATCTACAAGAGGAGGATCAGACTGAGCCTCTGACTCTGACTGCTGATGACTGCAGGGCCGCATCCATCGTCCTGAAACACTGCAGCCCGGACACTCAGCTCCACCTGCAGGACTGTGAGGTGGAGGACGGGGGACTGgacctgctgttttctgtcctgGACAGGGTCCGCCTCAG AGTCAGTAAAAgtgtcctcctccagctgctgtccCTGCTTCCTGTCCACTCTGAGAGGGACACAGTGAGACGGGCCGAGTCCCTGTGTGGAGCTCTGGGTGGAGAGCTGGACCTCAGTCACAGCACACTGGACCAGAGGGTCTGTGGAGGTCTGGTCCAGATGCTGGACTCCTGTGAAGGACTGACTGAGCTGGACCTCAGTCACTGTCAGCTCAGcgaccagctgctgctgccccTCATCACACATCTGCACAAAGTCCAGGTCCTGGA tcTGAGCCACAATCAGATCACAGACGCCTCCACAGATGTTCTCCTCCAGCTGATCTCCATCCACTCCTCCATCCACACTGTGCG ACTCTTCAGCAACGACATCGTGGACAGAAGACCCTTTGAGAAGCACAAGCAGTTTGAAATGTGGTGA
- the LOC127531955 gene encoding uncharacterized protein LOC127531955 isoform X2, giving the protein MFVNLFCAAAEREQQTGEKILEQLSSVFTNETCPHIYSCGKYQTGFLLDLFSLVKDYETKTGLRVLPSLQSVFQSAPAVWSINLSERKTSILLEVLKLQSEKKEVELTGWSHEESEVRSFLQCLPYISLLSCGPGFFQSVCSSISVRSRQEVQQLVSLLQLLDFKLLLTGKLSRTTCCSVGRVLQLCGSRVDLSLTTKKMSVRRTSLLFRKPTQLHSLRLSNAMVLLLFRWVRRSKLMCPLTVEELCLEAQKDQASERKLLKVVSSLCSLLRSCSVRQLVLTESCIPAQCLIPLLLLHGPPTIKLSEDHVQQLLVLVHEVQDQVLTLSLLNVVSGDLTSCSLNWELLHYLLQQCPAQTITVNMRKNRFLQESAARLLPFLGRIVIKRPTPSLVMTSIRELYRAHASHMVPSLLRSLDHVINLSCRELDSVDSAALLFTLRHSDGVKLNLRWASIPAEGTRSILSALERISELSVDRNQLLRFIHCCAASDAQQEAASGLLRTLQHRLDLSSQSCVDLQEEDQTEPLTLTADDCRAASIVLKHCSPDTQLHLQDCEVEDGGLDLLFSVLDRVRLRVSKSVLLQLLSLLPVHSERDTVRRAESLCGALGGELDLSHSTLDQRVCGGLVQMLDSCEGLTELDLSHCQLSDQLLLPLITHLHKVQVLDLSHNQITDASTDVLLQLISIHSSIHTVRLFSNDIVDRRPFEKHKQFEMW; this is encoded by the exons ATGTTTgtgaatctgttctgtgcagcagcagagagagaacagcagacaggagagaagatactgGAGCAGTTATCATCAGTGTTCACAAATGAAACATGTCCTCACATATACAGCTGTGGTAAATATCAGACTGGTTTCCTGCTGGATCTGTTCTCCCTTGTGAAGGACTATGAGACTAAAacaggtctgagagtccttccatcattacagtcagttttccagtcagctcctgcagtctggtccataaacctctcagagagaaagacctccatcctcctggaagtgctgaaactccaatcagagaagaaagaagtggagctgacaggctggtcacatgaagagagtgaagtgaggagtttcctgcagtgtctgccttatatctcacTGCTCAG CTGCGGTCCAGGCTTCTTCCAGAGTGTGTGTTCATCCATCTCTGTCAGATCCAGACAGGAGGTCCAGCAGCTGgtgtctctgctgcagctcctggacTTCAAGCTGCTGTTAACAGGAAAGTTATCCAGGACGACCTGCTGCTCTGTGGGGAGAGTTCTTCAACTTTGTGGCTCTCGAGTGGATCTCAGCCTCACAACTAAGAAGATGTCTGTCAGAAGAACCTCCCTGCTTTTCAGAAAACCAACACAACTCCACAGTCTGAG GCTTTCCAATGCCATGGTCTTGCTCCTGTTTCGGTGGGTCAGAAGAAGTAAACTGATGTGTCCTTTGACTGTTGAAGAGCTTTGTCTCGAGGCTCAGAAAGATCAAGCATCAGAGAGAAAGTTGTTGAAGGTTGTCAGTAGTTTATGTTCCCTGCTGAGATCCTGTTCAGTCAGACAGTTGGTCCTCACTGAGTCCTGCATCCCTGCTCAGTGTCTCATTCCACTGCTGCTTCTCCATGGTCCTCCAACCATCAA ACTGAGTGAAGATCATGTCCAGCAGCTGCTGGTCCTGGTCCATGAAGTCCAGGACCAGGTCTTGACATTGTCTTTGTTGAATGTGGTTTCTGGAGACCTGACCTCCTGCAGCCTGAACTGGGAGCTTCTTCACTATCTGCTGCAGCAGTGTCCAGCTCAGACCATCACTGTGAACATGAGGAAGAACCGCTTCTTACAGGAGAGCGCCGCTCGTCTGCTTCCCTTTCTGGGCAGGATTGTGATTAAAAG GCCCACTCCCAGCTTGGTGATGACTTCCATCAGAGAGCTGTACAGAGCTCACGCCAGTCACATGGTCCCCAGTTTGCTGAGGTCACTGGATCATGTGATCAACCTGAGCTGCAGAGAGCTGGACTCAGTggactctgctgctctgctcttcaCCCTCAGACACAGTGACGGAGTTAAACTGAACCTCCGGTGGGCCTCCATCCCAGCAGAGGGAACACGGTCCATCCTCTCTGCGCTGGAAAGAATTTCTGAGCTCAG TGTGGACAGGAATCAGCTGCTGAGGTTCATCCACTGCTGTGCTGCCTCTGACGCCCAGCAGGAGGCAGCGTCCGGCCTGCTGAGGACTCTGCAGCACCGCTTGGATCTGTCCTCCCAGTCCTGTGTGGATCTACAAGAGGAGGATCAGACTGAGCCTCTGACTCTGACTGCTGATGACTGCAGGGCCGCATCCATCGTCCTGAAACACTGCAGCCCGGACACTCAGCTCCACCTGCAGGACTGTGAGGTGGAGGACGGGGGACTGgacctgctgttttctgtcctgGACAGGGTCCGCCTCAG AGTCAGTAAAAgtgtcctcctccagctgctgtccCTGCTTCCTGTCCACTCTGAGAGGGACACAGTGAGACGGGCCGAGTCCCTGTGTGGAGCTCTGGGTGGAGAGCTGGACCTCAGTCACAGCACACTGGACCAGAGGGTCTGTGGAGGTCTGGTCCAGATGCTGGACTCCTGTGAAGGACTGACTGAGCTGGACCTCAGTCACTGTCAGCTCAGcgaccagctgctgctgccccTCATCACACATCTGCACAAAGTCCAGGTCCTGGA tcTGAGCCACAATCAGATCACAGACGCCTCCACAGATGTTCTCCTCCAGCTGATCTCCATCCACTCCTCCATCCACACTGTGCG ACTCTTCAGCAACGACATCGTGGACAGAAGACCCTTTGAGAAGCACAAGCAGTTTGAAATGTGGTGA
- the LOC127531955 gene encoding uncharacterized protein LOC127531955 isoform X3, giving the protein MDGKYQSDFLLDLFSHVKDYESKTGLRVLPSLQSVFQSAPAVWSINLSERKTSILLEVLKLQSEKKEVELTGWSHEESEVRSFLQCLPYISLLSCGPGFFQSVCSSISVRSRQEVQQLVSLLQLLDFKLLLTGKLSRTTCCSVGRVLQLCGSRVDLSLTTKKMSVRRTSLLFRKPTQLHSLRLSNAMVLLLFRWVRRSKLMCPLTVEELCLEAQKDQASERKLLKVVSSLCSLLRSCSVRQLVLTESCIPAQCLIPLLLLHGPPTIKLSEDHVQQLLVLVHEVQDQVLTLSLLNVVSGDLTSCSLNWELLHYLLQQCPAQTITVNMRKNRFLQESAARLLPFLGRIVIKRPTPSLVMTSIRELYRAHASHMVPSLLRSLDHVINLSCRELDSVDSAALLFTLRHSDGVKLNLRWASIPAEGTRSILSALERISELSVDRNQLLRFIHCCAASDAQQEAASGLLRTLQHRLDLSSQSCVDLQEEDQTEPLTLTADDCRAASIVLKHCSPDTQLHLQDCEVEDGGLDLLFSVLDRVRLRVSKSVLLQLLSLLPVHSERDTVRRAESLCGALGGELDLSHSTLDQRVCGGLVQMLDSCEGLTELDLSHCQLSDQLLLPLITHLHKVQVLDLSHNQITDASTDVLLQLISIHSSIHTVRLFSNDIVDRRPFEKHKQFEMW; this is encoded by the exons gtctgagagtccttccatcattacagtcagttttccagtcagctcctgcagtctggtccataaacctctcagagagaaagacctccatcctcctggaagtgctgaaactccaatcagagaagaaagaagtggagctgacaggctggtcacatgaagagagtgaagtgaggagtttcctgcagtgtctgccttatatctcacTGCTCAG CTGCGGTCCAGGCTTCTTCCAGAGTGTGTGTTCATCCATCTCTGTCAGATCCAGACAGGAGGTCCAGCAGCTGgtgtctctgctgcagctcctggacTTCAAGCTGCTGTTAACAGGAAAGTTATCCAGGACGACCTGCTGCTCTGTGGGGAGAGTTCTTCAACTTTGTGGCTCTCGAGTGGATCTCAGCCTCACAACTAAGAAGATGTCTGTCAGAAGAACCTCCCTGCTTTTCAGAAAACCAACACAACTCCACAGTCTGAG GCTTTCCAATGCCATGGTCTTGCTCCTGTTTCGGTGGGTCAGAAGAAGTAAACTGATGTGTCCTTTGACTGTTGAAGAGCTTTGTCTCGAGGCTCAGAAAGATCAAGCATCAGAGAGAAAGTTGTTGAAGGTTGTCAGTAGTTTATGTTCCCTGCTGAGATCCTGTTCAGTCAGACAGTTGGTCCTCACTGAGTCCTGCATCCCTGCTCAGTGTCTCATTCCACTGCTGCTTCTCCATGGTCCTCCAACCATCAA ACTGAGTGAAGATCATGTCCAGCAGCTGCTGGTCCTGGTCCATGAAGTCCAGGACCAGGTCTTGACATTGTCTTTGTTGAATGTGGTTTCTGGAGACCTGACCTCCTGCAGCCTGAACTGGGAGCTTCTTCACTATCTGCTGCAGCAGTGTCCAGCTCAGACCATCACTGTGAACATGAGGAAGAACCGCTTCTTACAGGAGAGCGCCGCTCGTCTGCTTCCCTTTCTGGGCAGGATTGTGATTAAAAG GCCCACTCCCAGCTTGGTGATGACTTCCATCAGAGAGCTGTACAGAGCTCACGCCAGTCACATGGTCCCCAGTTTGCTGAGGTCACTGGATCATGTGATCAACCTGAGCTGCAGAGAGCTGGACTCAGTggactctgctgctctgctcttcaCCCTCAGACACAGTGACGGAGTTAAACTGAACCTCCGGTGGGCCTCCATCCCAGCAGAGGGAACACGGTCCATCCTCTCTGCGCTGGAAAGAATTTCTGAGCTCAG TGTGGACAGGAATCAGCTGCTGAGGTTCATCCACTGCTGTGCTGCCTCTGACGCCCAGCAGGAGGCAGCGTCCGGCCTGCTGAGGACTCTGCAGCACCGCTTGGATCTGTCCTCCCAGTCCTGTGTGGATCTACAAGAGGAGGATCAGACTGAGCCTCTGACTCTGACTGCTGATGACTGCAGGGCCGCATCCATCGTCCTGAAACACTGCAGCCCGGACACTCAGCTCCACCTGCAGGACTGTGAGGTGGAGGACGGGGGACTGgacctgctgttttctgtcctgGACAGGGTCCGCCTCAG AGTCAGTAAAAgtgtcctcctccagctgctgtccCTGCTTCCTGTCCACTCTGAGAGGGACACAGTGAGACGGGCCGAGTCCCTGTGTGGAGCTCTGGGTGGAGAGCTGGACCTCAGTCACAGCACACTGGACCAGAGGGTCTGTGGAGGTCTGGTCCAGATGCTGGACTCCTGTGAAGGACTGACTGAGCTGGACCTCAGTCACTGTCAGCTCAGcgaccagctgctgctgccccTCATCACACATCTGCACAAAGTCCAGGTCCTGGA tcTGAGCCACAATCAGATCACAGACGCCTCCACAGATGTTCTCCTCCAGCTGATCTCCATCCACTCCTCCATCCACACTGTGCG ACTCTTCAGCAACGACATCGTGGACAGAAGACCCTTTGAGAAGCACAAGCAGTTTGAAATGTGGTGA
- the LOC127531955 gene encoding uncharacterized protein LOC127531955 isoform X4 — MSVRRTSLLFRKPTQLHSLRLSNAMVLLLFRWVRRSKLMCPLTVEELCLEAQKDQASERKLLKVVSSLCSLLRSCSVRQLVLTESCIPAQCLIPLLLLHGPPTIKLSEDHVQQLLVLVHEVQDQVLTLSLLNVVSGDLTSCSLNWELLHYLLQQCPAQTITVNMRKNRFLQESAARLLPFLGRIVIKRPTPSLVMTSIRELYRAHASHMVPSLLRSLDHVINLSCRELDSVDSAALLFTLRHSDGVKLNLRWASIPAEGTRSILSALERISELSVDRNQLLRFIHCCAASDAQQEAASGLLRTLQHRLDLSSQSCVDLQEEDQTEPLTLTADDCRAASIVLKHCSPDTQLHLQDCEVEDGGLDLLFSVLDRVRLRVSKSVLLQLLSLLPVHSERDTVRRAESLCGALGGELDLSHSTLDQRVCGGLVQMLDSCEGLTELDLSHCQLSDQLLLPLITHLHKVQVLDLSHNQITDASTDVLLQLISIHSSIHTVRLFSNDIVDRRPFEKHKQFEMW; from the exons ATGTCTGTCAGAAGAACCTCCCTGCTTTTCAGAAAACCAACACAACTCCACAGTCTGAG GCTTTCCAATGCCATGGTCTTGCTCCTGTTTCGGTGGGTCAGAAGAAGTAAACTGATGTGTCCTTTGACTGTTGAAGAGCTTTGTCTCGAGGCTCAGAAAGATCAAGCATCAGAGAGAAAGTTGTTGAAGGTTGTCAGTAGTTTATGTTCCCTGCTGAGATCCTGTTCAGTCAGACAGTTGGTCCTCACTGAGTCCTGCATCCCTGCTCAGTGTCTCATTCCACTGCTGCTTCTCCATGGTCCTCCAACCATCAA ACTGAGTGAAGATCATGTCCAGCAGCTGCTGGTCCTGGTCCATGAAGTCCAGGACCAGGTCTTGACATTGTCTTTGTTGAATGTGGTTTCTGGAGACCTGACCTCCTGCAGCCTGAACTGGGAGCTTCTTCACTATCTGCTGCAGCAGTGTCCAGCTCAGACCATCACTGTGAACATGAGGAAGAACCGCTTCTTACAGGAGAGCGCCGCTCGTCTGCTTCCCTTTCTGGGCAGGATTGTGATTAAAAG GCCCACTCCCAGCTTGGTGATGACTTCCATCAGAGAGCTGTACAGAGCTCACGCCAGTCACATGGTCCCCAGTTTGCTGAGGTCACTGGATCATGTGATCAACCTGAGCTGCAGAGAGCTGGACTCAGTggactctgctgctctgctcttcaCCCTCAGACACAGTGACGGAGTTAAACTGAACCTCCGGTGGGCCTCCATCCCAGCAGAGGGAACACGGTCCATCCTCTCTGCGCTGGAAAGAATTTCTGAGCTCAG TGTGGACAGGAATCAGCTGCTGAGGTTCATCCACTGCTGTGCTGCCTCTGACGCCCAGCAGGAGGCAGCGTCCGGCCTGCTGAGGACTCTGCAGCACCGCTTGGATCTGTCCTCCCAGTCCTGTGTGGATCTACAAGAGGAGGATCAGACTGAGCCTCTGACTCTGACTGCTGATGACTGCAGGGCCGCATCCATCGTCCTGAAACACTGCAGCCCGGACACTCAGCTCCACCTGCAGGACTGTGAGGTGGAGGACGGGGGACTGgacctgctgttttctgtcctgGACAGGGTCCGCCTCAG AGTCAGTAAAAgtgtcctcctccagctgctgtccCTGCTTCCTGTCCACTCTGAGAGGGACACAGTGAGACGGGCCGAGTCCCTGTGTGGAGCTCTGGGTGGAGAGCTGGACCTCAGTCACAGCACACTGGACCAGAGGGTCTGTGGAGGTCTGGTCCAGATGCTGGACTCCTGTGAAGGACTGACTGAGCTGGACCTCAGTCACTGTCAGCTCAGcgaccagctgctgctgccccTCATCACACATCTGCACAAAGTCCAGGTCCTGGA tcTGAGCCACAATCAGATCACAGACGCCTCCACAGATGTTCTCCTCCAGCTGATCTCCATCCACTCCTCCATCCACACTGTGCG ACTCTTCAGCAACGACATCGTGGACAGAAGACCCTTTGAGAAGCACAAGCAGTTTGAAATGTGGTGA